One Georgenia wutianyii DNA segment encodes these proteins:
- a CDS encoding DUF3000 domain-containing protein, with protein MNSDGSRIPPDFEDALLSLRGRRQRPEVHLAEVPPPTRIAPYALALTAEVNPTTDPETMLGNGRFVVLHDPEGQSAWNGTFRIIVMARATLEDEMGADPLLGEVGWAWLTDALESAGAGYHSLSGTVTRVLSESFGGLALRGRTVEIELRASWTPNTTDLGPHLDAWTELAASAAGLEPLPEGVTALRPHQ; from the coding sequence GTGAACAGCGACGGTTCGCGTATCCCGCCGGACTTCGAGGACGCGCTCCTCAGTCTGCGAGGACGCCGCCAGCGGCCCGAGGTGCACCTCGCGGAGGTGCCACCGCCCACGCGCATCGCGCCCTACGCCCTGGCGCTCACCGCGGAGGTCAACCCGACGACCGACCCCGAGACGATGCTCGGCAACGGCCGGTTCGTCGTCCTCCACGACCCCGAGGGCCAGAGCGCGTGGAACGGCACGTTCCGGATCATCGTCATGGCCCGCGCCACCCTCGAGGACGAGATGGGCGCCGACCCGCTGCTCGGGGAGGTCGGCTGGGCATGGCTCACCGACGCGTTGGAGAGTGCCGGGGCGGGCTACCACTCGCTGTCCGGCACGGTCACGCGTGTCCTGTCCGAGAGCTTCGGTGGGCTCGCACTGCGCGGCCGGACGGTCGAGATCGAGCTGCGCGCGTCGTGGACGCCGAACACCACCGACCTCGGGCCGCACCTCGACGCGTGGACCGAGCTCGCCGCCTCCGCGGCGGGCCTGGAGCCACTCCCGGAGGGCGTCACCGCGCTGCGTCCCCACCAGTGA
- a CDS encoding carboxylate--amine ligase → MADFRPVLLGTDLGVYSIARSFHEAYGVRSIVVSNQLRGPIDHSRIIDNVLVGAGAGEEETVAALLDVGRRHAGTPLLLMVNAEHEVELVVRNRAALEPHFVIPFASGEVLTAAADKEVLAATCARLGIATPASQAVDLADAGQEGWAPPALDLTFPVVLKPAVSAEHLLLSFAGKRKVYTATTAAQADDVLRRLARAGLRDVVLVQELIPGHDTQGRTVTCYVDRAGEVTLMASGQLLLQLHEPTMIGNSAAILTEPQPEVEEQAAAILRELGFTGFANFDVKVDPRDGRAHFLDLNPRIGRPNYYLNVAGRNPARAVVADFAAELGLGGPVASPLYRPEQEVGVYSYLPWSLVRRYLTDPGLRRTVARVHRTRRFTHPLAYALDRDPRRTFYRAASTVNLVRDFRAHYPEPTPTGL, encoded by the coding sequence GTGGCCGACTTCCGCCCGGTTCTGCTCGGCACCGATCTCGGCGTGTACTCCATCGCCCGGTCCTTCCACGAGGCGTACGGCGTGCGCTCGATCGTCGTGTCCAACCAGCTCCGCGGCCCGATCGACCACTCGCGGATCATCGACAACGTCCTCGTCGGTGCGGGCGCCGGGGAGGAGGAGACGGTCGCCGCCCTGCTCGACGTCGGGCGTCGCCACGCCGGGACCCCGCTGCTGCTCATGGTCAACGCCGAGCACGAGGTCGAGCTCGTCGTGCGCAACCGCGCGGCCCTCGAGCCCCACTTCGTCATCCCGTTCGCCTCCGGGGAGGTCCTCACGGCAGCCGCCGACAAGGAGGTGCTCGCCGCGACGTGCGCCCGCCTCGGGATCGCCACGCCCGCCTCCCAGGCGGTCGACCTCGCCGACGCCGGGCAGGAGGGCTGGGCGCCGCCGGCGCTCGACCTCACCTTCCCGGTGGTCCTCAAGCCCGCCGTGAGCGCCGAGCACCTGCTGCTGTCCTTCGCGGGCAAGCGCAAGGTCTACACGGCGACGACGGCGGCCCAGGCCGATGACGTGCTGCGGCGCCTCGCCAGGGCCGGGCTGCGCGACGTCGTCCTCGTCCAGGAGCTCATCCCGGGCCACGACACGCAGGGCCGTACGGTCACCTGCTACGTCGACCGGGCGGGGGAGGTGACGCTCATGGCGTCGGGGCAGCTGCTGCTCCAGCTCCACGAGCCGACGATGATCGGCAACTCTGCGGCGATCCTCACCGAGCCGCAGCCGGAGGTGGAGGAGCAGGCGGCCGCGATCCTCCGCGAGCTCGGGTTCACCGGGTTCGCCAACTTCGACGTCAAGGTCGACCCGCGTGACGGTCGCGCGCACTTCCTCGACCTCAACCCGCGCATCGGGCGCCCCAACTACTACCTCAACGTCGCCGGGCGGAACCCGGCCCGCGCCGTCGTCGCCGACTTCGCGGCCGAGCTCGGGCTCGGCGGTCCGGTGGCGTCGCCGCTGTACCGGCCCGAGCAGGAGGTGGGCGTCTACTCCTACCTGCCGTGGTCGCTCGTGCGGCGCTACCTCACCGACCCCGGTCTGCGGCGGACGGTGGCGCGCGTCCACCGGACGCGGCGCTTCACCCACCCGCTGGCCTACGCCCTGGACCGCGACCCGCGCCGGACGTTCTACCGCGCGGCGTCGACCGTCAACCTCGTGCGCGACTTCCGCGCCCACTACCCGGAGCCGACGCCGACCGGCCTGTGA